The window GATTTTGACGCTATGAGACCGTTCTTCCTGATATAAGATAGTAAAAGCCTGTTTCACTGGCTCCAACTTGCTTTTCCCCGACATTAACCGATAAAAATCAGCCATTACCAACTGGCGATCGTAAAGATCTTGAAAAAGAAGGAAATCTTTGTCACGATAGACATACTCCTCAACCATAGGCGCAAAACGTGTTTTTTCCTCCTCTGTGAGAATCTCGTCTGTATCATTTATTCGGGAAAGACTTTTTAGGTGGTCTTTATCTTCAAGGATTATATCGTCTATAACCGACAGGCAGCCTGGCTCCCTAATTAAGCGGCGTGCAGACTGAAGCATATTAAGTTCCTGTTGTTCAAATGCTTTGGCGGCTCTTATTGCGGATTCTTCCAGAAAATTTGCTGATGCAGCCAGTTGTTTTGCCTTAGTCTTTTCCGGAACAAAAGCGTCCTTAATGTACAGTATACCGAATACAATAAATAAAATCCCTGCCGTTAATTTTACATACTTGATAGGGAAGTTTCCCCCTATTAAGGACCCGATGGCA is drawn from uncultured Desulfobacter sp. and contains these coding sequences:
- a CDS encoding TMEM165/GDT1 family protein; protein product: MDLKLIISTFVLIFLAELGDKTQLTALAASAGCNKPLSVLLGASLALVFSSVLAIAIGSLIGGNFPIKYVKLTAGILFIVFGILYIKDAFVPEKTKAKQLAASANFLEESAIRAAKAFEQQELNMLQSARRLIREPGCLSVIDDIILEDKDHLKSLSRINDTDEILTEEEKTRFAPMVEEYVYRDKDFLLFQDLYDRQLVMADFYRLMSGKSKLEPVKQAFTILYQEERSHSVKIRSLFAKKIG